The genomic DNA TGCAGTCTCCGTCGCTCATGAGTGGGTGGATGAGCGTGGTAAAGGGTGTGGTGAGAGTGAGCACTCAGCAGAAAGAAGGGAAGCTTGGTGCTGCAGGGGAATGGGAGATTGGGGGGCAACCGCAACAGTGACAAACAACCGAATTAGTGAAAAGTAGGTGCCTAGGTACAACATCCCAGGAATACTATTGGCTCACTGGCCGGCCCCCTGCACCCATGCACACCTGCAAGCCTGCAACGATGAGAAGGGTGAGGGGCACATTTTCACACtttctcctcgagctcggggGACCCCTCATTTTCGGCGCCTTTTTTGCTCCTCGCCCGGCCACCGCCCAGACCAGACGACATCCCACGTTGGCTTACTGTGCCTAACAGAAAGCAGAAAACCTAACGACCCTCCTTGCGCATCTCGCACTCTCTCGCACTCTCTCACTTGAATTTCCATTTTCAGTGTTTCTCGGACGGGAGAAGCTCCGATCGGGTACCTCTGAAGGTCGTGTGGCATTACGTACACCTCACTAACCCATCCATCCGCCCATATAGTAACGGTAGATAACCCCCCTCCCATGCCGTTGCGCGCGTGCGCCTCTGTTCTCCTGAACATAGCAACATTGGATCCTTGGGGACTGTGTATTCGATTCTGAGGTTGACACGCGACAGTATAGGAAGAGGCAGCCGAAACACCTACCATGGCTACCACTACCACAACGACCACGGCGCAAAATGAGGCCATCACCGCCGAGTCCATCCTCCGCCTCTTTCCCGATATCGACACCAGCACCGAGGCCCTTTCCGGCCACGATGCCGAGCAGATCCGCCTTATGGACGAGGTCTGCATCGTGCTGGACGAGAACGACAAGCCCATTGGCAACGCCAGCAAGAAGGCTTGTGcgtctcttctctcttcccccgtcccccttttccttccATAAGAGAGTTCGGCACACGGACAGCCAGCTGACAAGAGTCCGGACGCAGGCCACCTCATGACCAACATTGACAAGGGCCTCCTCCATCGCGCCTTTTCCGTGTTCCTCTTTGACCCGGCCGACAATCGCCTgctcctccagcagcgcGCATCGGAGAAGATCACCTTCCCCGACATGTGGACCAACACCTGCTGCTCCCACCCGCTGGGCATCCCTGGCGAGACGGGCTCGAACCTCGAGGACTCAGTCGCCGGCGTGAAGCGCGCCGCCCAGAGGAAGCTCGAGCACGAGCTGGGCATCAACCCGGCCCAGGTCCCCTTTGAGGATTTCCATTTCCTGACGAGGATTCACTACAAGGCTCCCTCTGATGGCAAGTGGGGAGAGCACGAGAGTATGTCACCCGCGCGTCAGCCGAACACGAACGTGAGGTCCAACTGGAGAGCGGTTATGCTAACACGAAACAGTCGACTACATCCTCttcatcaaggccaaggtcgacctcgacatcaACAAGAACGAGGTCCAGGCGACCCAGTACGTCAGCGCCGATGAGTTGAAGAAGTTGTTCCAGGACCCCAGCCTCAAGTTCACCCCCTGGTTCAAGCTTATTTGCGAGTCCATGCTATTTGAGTGGTGGCAGAGCCTCGACAGCGGTCTGGACAAGTACGCCAACGAACAGGAGATCCGCCGCATGTGAGCGGATAGTAAGTAGTGTGCCAGTCTGGGATTGCGGCAGGGTTTGTTGCTGGTCTCGGGACGTAGAGACGCCGGCTGGAGAACATAAGACGTGGGGTTTTGCTGCCATGCAGCGGAGAGAGAAGTGGTAGCATTTTTGGTGTTGATGCGCGCCATCCTTTTTCTCTGGATTT from Colletotrichum higginsianum IMI 349063 chromosome 3, whole genome shotgun sequence includes the following:
- a CDS encoding Isopentenyl-diphosphate delta-isomerase produces the protein MATTTTTTTAQNEAITAESILRLFPDIDTSTEALSGHDAEQIRLMDEVCIVLDENDKPIGNASKKACHLMTNIDKGLLHRAFSVFLFDPADNRLLLQQRASEKITFPDMWTNTCCSHPLGIPGETGSNLEDSVAGVKRAAQRKLEHELGINPAQVPFEDFHFLTRIHYKAPSDGKWGEHEIDYILFIKAKVDLDINKNEVQATQYVSADELKKLFQDPSLKFTPWFKLICESMLFEWWQSLDSGLDKYANEQEIRRM